Proteins from a single region of Macaca fascicularis isolate 582-1 chromosome 5, T2T-MFA8v1.1:
- the LOC141406869 gene encoding ERV-BabFcenv provirus ancestral Env polyprotein-like, with protein sequence MQLGSLTLTLVALVAAGENTKPAPNPFIWRFWLYENQTHPGQPHKPGKLLASADCPSSGCNSPILLNFTGFQIAKPMAPIICFEFDQTKYNCKHYWWHQNAGCPYNYCNIHKSHYWGKEEQLDPKWPFHRRRDGDFSYTWIVKDPWNSRWTTPQHGAVYYSSSSTWPSSHLYLWRGLVQVRPLVHGNIQRQENRLTQDLRPFSWLKLLQEGLELANLTGLHSLSGCFLCATLGRPPLTAVPLPWGSCTSAQANNLQNLSYAPIPNVPLYLNPSQEKFPYCFSGTNSSLCNITATPPSITLRAPPGIFFWCNGTLSKNLSGPSVTNLLCLPVTLVPRLTLLTAGEFLGYTGNWTSTAIHPVPRRRPARAIFLPLIAGISLTSSLIEAGLEGGALGHTLIESNKLYQQFAVAMEESAESLASLQRQITSLAQVTLQNQRALDLLTAEKGGTCMFLKEDCCFYINESGLVENRVQQLRKLSTEVKTQQFASAADQWWNSSMFSLLAPFLGPLLSLLFLFTVGPCVVNRILQFVRERFDTIQLMVLRAQYQPVKAETESDL encoded by the coding sequence atgcagttaggtagtctaaccctaacattagtcgccctagtggccgctggGGAAAACACAAAACCAGCTCCTAATCCCTTTatctggagattctggctttatgaaaaccaaacccaccctgggcaacctcataagcccggaaaattattggccagtgctgattgcccCTCCTCAGGGTGCAATAGcccaattttactaaattttactggttttcaaatagccaaaccaatggcaccaataatatgctttgaatttgatcagactaaatacaattgtaaacactattggtggcaccaaaatgccggctgcccttataactattgtaacatccatAAATCCCATTATTGGGGAAAGGAAGAACAGTTAGATCCTAAGTGGCCCTTCCATCGTAGACGGGACGGGgacttttcatatacatggatagtcaaagacccctggaactcccgctggaccacacctcaacatggggctgtatactactcctcctcctccacatggcctagcagtcacctctatctgtggcgagGTCTAGTGCAGGTACGGCCCCTGGTCCATGGGAATATCCAACGAcaagaaaacagactaacacaagacttacgtcctttctcctggttaaaattattacaagaaggattagaacttgctaaccttacaggacttcacagcttgtctggctgctttctgtgtgctactctagggcgtccaccgctaactgctgtccctctgccatggggATCCTGTACCTctgcccaagctaacaacctccAAAACCTCTCATATGCCCCTATCCCTAACGTGCCactatacctaaaccccagtcaggagaagtttccctactgtttctcaggaactaattccagcctctgcaacatCACTGCAACGCCCCCTAGTATCACCCTAAGGGCTCCGCcgggcatattcttctggtgtaatggaacaTTATCTAAGAACCTATCTGGTCCCTCTGTTACCAACCTACTGTGTCttcctgtcacattagttccccggttgactctactaactgccGGCGAGTTCCTGGGGTACACTGGTAACTGGACTAGTACTGCTATTCACCCAGTCCCTAGACGaagacctgcacgagccatatttctccccctcattgcggGAATCTCCCTCACCTCATCCCTCATTGAGGCTGGACTGGAggggggagccctaggtcacaccctcatagaaagcaacaagttataccaacaatttgccgttgctatggaggagtcagctgagtcccttgcctcccttcagcgaCAGATCACgtccctagctcaggtaaccttgcagaaccagagggccctagacctactcactgctgaaaaaggtggtacatgtatgtttctaaaggaagactgttgtttctacataaatgaatcagggcTTGTAGAAaaccgggtccaacagttacgcaagttaagcacagaagtaaaaacacagcagtttgcttcagctgcagaccaatggtggaattcctctatgttttccctgttagcccccttccttggacccctgctaagtctactatttctgtttaccgtaggaccttgtgttgttaacagaattttacagTTTGTCAGGGAAAGGTTTGACACCATACagctcatggtcctcagagcccagtACCAACCTGTAAAagctgaaacagaatcagacttataa